A stretch of the Asticcacaulis sp. ZE23SCel15 genome encodes the following:
- a CDS encoding DUF1134 domain-containing protein: MDRRQLERRQFVTSGLALGAAPLVGGLLPGLAQAAPPVATPTYQNNPASEDSTYSRDEVLNAGSNFLGVTVEALGGAIERIFGDYGDRPTGYIAGEEGSGAIGIGLRYGKGLVHMKSAQRPTTVYWQGPSIGFDTGANASRVFTLAYFLDNPEQVFRRFPGVEGSAYFIGGLGVNYQRAEGIVLAPIRAGVGFRLGANVGWLSYSKKRNILPF; encoded by the coding sequence ATGGACCGTCGTCAGTTAGAACGTCGTCAATTCGTAACCTCTGGTCTGGCGCTGGGGGCCGCGCCGCTGGTGGGCGGGCTGTTGCCCGGCCTGGCGCAGGCAGCGCCGCCTGTGGCTACGCCGACCTATCAGAATAATCCTGCGTCCGAAGACAGCACCTATTCGCGTGACGAAGTGCTCAATGCCGGCTCCAATTTCTTAGGGGTGACGGTTGAGGCCTTGGGCGGCGCGATTGAGCGCATCTTTGGCGATTATGGTGACCGTCCGACTGGCTATATTGCCGGTGAAGAAGGCTCCGGGGCTATCGGTATCGGTCTGCGCTACGGCAAAGGCCTTGTGCATATGAAATCGGCCCAGCGCCCCACGACCGTGTACTGGCAGGGGCCGTCGATTGGCTTTGACACCGGCGCCAATGCGTCGCGCGTGTTCACACTGGCCTATTTCCTTGATAATCCTGAGCAAGTGTTCCGCCGCTTTCCGGGCGTCGAAGGCTCAGCCTATTTCATCGGGGGCTTAGGCGTAAACTATCAACGCGCCGAAGGCATCGTGCTGGCGCCGATCCGCGCCGGTGTCGGTTTCCGTCTGGGCGCTAATGTCGGCTGGCTGTCCTATTCCAAAAAGCGCAATATCCTGCCGTTCTAA